TAATACTGAGAAATTACACGGCCTGCAGCAAAAACTGTTCTGCAGGTACAATGTGAATTCCTCTATGCCTAAGGAAATTTGAAAAAAATATTTCTAACCTATATAAGGGTCACGCAGCATGTTTAATCAATATCATACAAATGTTAGAGCTACAATAGAGTTTTTGAGTTTACTAAAAGTGAGAGTAAATAACGCAACAGTAAACGAAAATTTGCAAAATCACCCTGATTGGCCTAGCTTATTGTGTATAAGTGACGCCTTGAGTAAATGGAATATTCCTAATGGTGCTGGTAAAATTGATCCTATCAATATTGACGAATTGCCTACCCCCTTCATGGCACGTACGAACAACCTTGGAGCACCAATGGTTATAGTTGCTAATGTTACTGATAAAAAAGTACAGATATATCAGAAAAACTACAATAAACTTGTTACTAAAAGTAAAGATGATTTTATAAAAACATGGAACGGAATATACCTAATAGCCGAACCAAATGAATATTCTGGTGAACCAAACTATGAAAAAAACAAAAGAAAAACATTTCTAAGCTCTCTCATTCCTATAGCGGCTCTTGTCTTGTTGGTAATTGTTTCATTTATGCTTATTCGAAGAGTAATCGAAACAACTGGGATTTCTGCACCTTCTTATATATTAGGGGTTTATCTTCAATATCTTATTATGCTAGCAGGAGTGGTCGTTACAAGCTTCTTAGTTTGGTACGAGATAGATAAGAATAATCCTTTTCTTAAAAAAGTATGTACAGGTATTGCTAAAAGTGATTGTAGTGCAATAGTTACTGGAAATAAGTCAAAATTGTTTGGTTGGTTAAGTTGGAGTGAATTAGGACTTTTCTATTTTATGGGTGGCTTACTTGCGTTATTATTTGCAGGGAGCTATGTTATTCACAATATTGCTGTTTTAGCATGGTTAAACATACTTGCGTTACCCTATATCGTATTCTCCATTTATTATCAGTGGCAGGTAGCAAAACAATGGTGTATGCTCTGCCTTGCTGTACAGGTCTTATTGCTGATGGGCGGCATTAATGTCATTTTTAATAATTTTATTTTTCCATCTTTGCAATTTTCTATTTCTATTTTTATAAATGTTATAATTATATATCTGCTGCCAGCCTTGATATGGTATACACTTAAGCCATATATACAAGGCTTACAAAAAGCTGAGGATAATAAAAGGGAATACATGCGTGTAAAGTTTAATGCTGATATATTCAATATTCTTTTGAAAAAACAAAAATCCATAGCCATACCCACCGCCGATGGCTTGGGCATCGATATAGGAAACCCAATGGCAACAAATACACTCATTAAGGTATGCAGCACGTATTGCGGCCCCTGCAGTAAGGCACATCCCAAAATTGAGAAGTTATTAGAAGGAAATACTAACTTAAAAGTTAAAATTATATTTACTGTATCCGACAAAGTACATGACCCGGCAGTGAAACCAATCAGTCATTTATTAGCAATAGCTGAGCAAGCCAACGAGGCTACAATCCAAAAAGCACTAAACGATTGGTATCTACCAAATGCAAAGGATTATGAACGCTTTGCAGCCCACTATCCAATGAATAGAGAGTTATTAAATCAAAGCGGTAAAATTGATGCAATGAATAAATGGTGCAAGTCGGCAGGTATTAGTTACACCCCTACCATTTTCATTAATGGATATCAGCTTCCCGATGCTTACAATATTGAGGATCTACAATACTTTCTTCTTGATTCCCCTACTTTAGGGGTTGAATGAGATAAAAAAACATTTTCTTTTGGTATAGTACCCCAAGAGAGAAGACTGGCGGTACTAAATGGCACTGCAGGGTCATTGCCAGGGCCAAAGCCTGTGATGCATAAAGCAAAAGGCAAAACAAACAAATTTATTTTTAACTTTTAAATCAAAAAAAATGGAACTTAAGAAAATGAGTCTTGCCAACATCGAAGGAAAGTTGAGCCGGGCAGAAATGAAAGGTATCATGGCTGGAAGTGGTAGTGGTTCTTATAAATGCTGCACTAATGCGAGCGGTAGCGGTACCTATAGTGGCTGTAGCGAATGTGTATCGTGTGACAGCTCTTGTAGTTGTAGTTCTGGCTCTACTTTAGTAGCATGTTAAACAGGTAAATTAATAAACAGTTGATATATTTTTATTTATAAAGTATGTCAACTGTTTATTCACTTGTGAAAGGCAACTTCGCTCTTTGATGCGAAATGTTAAAGCAATTTTAGGACACACAACAAGTTAAGCGACAGAATACCTCCTTATGAATTAAGTTCAGCATCGTTTGCTTGGAATTATCAACCGGCCATATCGCACCAAGTTCCTCTATGATGATTCAGTAGTAGAGCAGAATTCCTACAGCAACTTTTATTCAACCTCATACTGCCCAATGCTATGTACAATAAAGGCTGCAGGGTAAGGGAACTTAGGGAGGCGCTGCTGATTAGCAATCAAGATATATTTATTACTGGCTGGGGTATAATACTCCCTTGATTTAGGGCACTATTTTAATTGAGGTATAACTTTTAGCTTAGTGGAAGAATGAAAGGGAAAACAAGGAAATCCAGCGCGGCCTTCAGGCCAGGGTAGCCATCGAGGCCCTGAAAGAGCGGGAGAGCTTGGCCATCATGCGCCTCTTGGACGAGCGCTGCTTGGGCGGGCCCACGTATGGGGTGCTCCAGATGCAGGATTACTTGCTCGATGAAGGGTATCAGGTGAACCACAAGCGGGTGCGGAAACTGCTCCGGCTCATGTGCCTGCAGGCCATCTACCCCAAAAAGAACCTGATCCGGTTGGGCTAGGCCGGGTAGTTTACCCTTACCTGCTGAGGAACCTGGAGATAGGGTGCTGCAACCAGGTCTGGGAGGTGGGCATCACCTACATTCCGCTGGAGAGGGGCTTTGTGTACCTGACGGCCATCATCGACGTGCACAGCCGCTTCGTTGTCACCTAGTGGGGGCTGTCCAACAGCCTATAGACCGGGGCAAGCCTTGCAGTGCTGCGGGAGGCGATTGCCCGCCATGACAAGCCGGAAATAGTAAACTCCGACCAGGGCAGCCAGTTCACCTGCAAAGAGTGGGTGGAGTACCTGAAGGGAGAGGGCATCAGCATGGACGGCAAAGGCAGAGTACTGGACAATATTTACATTGAGCGGCTGTGGCGAGCACTCAAGCGGGACTATGTCTACCTGCACCCCGCCCTGGACAGATGGAAGCTGTACCAGGGGCTGAAAAGCTTCTTCGGCTTTTACAACCATGAGAAGCATCACCAGGGGATAGGGAGACGGATTTCGGTAAAGCTGTACAAGCAGCAAGCTGCATTATTTTGGGAGAGGGCAAGTAGAGAACCAACTTAGAAACAGTACAAAGTGGTCCTAATAAAGAGGGAGTACTATAACAAAATGGCCTGTTTGAGTCATCTAAAAATAAAATAGCTGTCCTGTGTTAAGTACATTTCAACTGTCTGTGCCGCAAATATCCTTAAAGTTATCTAATTAAATAAATAGAATAAATCAGTTTATATTTAAATAAAAAGAGGAGAAACTACTTAGATCTAAAGAAATGAAACAGAAATAAAGTAATAGGATAGAAAATAAAGTAGACTATGAAATATAGTTATGGAACTTATAGAAGGATTTTCAAAGCGGTATAGGTAAAATCAACGATGAAATGATCTTGGTTATACCTATACCATCAATGGGTTATAAAGGTAAAACTAATCAAGCTTTCATCTCAATTTTTAAAGTCCAATTAATACTCTTGCAAAGGTACTTTGTCAAAGAACCTTTGCAAGAGTAAAGTTATCAAAATTGATAGCATCAATATATCTTATATGAGATTTATACAAACACTACACATTGATAAAATAAAAGATCCTTTTAGTCATAGTTTTGGCTGGGCTGCGCCAGAATATCATTTAATGAGTTGGACTCTTTGCAGCTTACAGTTACAGAAAATATATAAGAAAATTGACCTTTATGCCAACAGTAGTGCTGCTAAGCTGCTAATAGATACTCTTGAACTGCCATATGACAACGTCTATATAACACATGATAATCTCACTTTATCTAACGAAAATCTTTGGGCCTTACCAAAAATATATACTTATTCCCTGCAGCACGCTCCTTTCCTTCACATAGACGGAGATATTTTTCTTTTTAATCAGTTTGATGA
This window of the Pontibacter russatus genome carries:
- a CDS encoding vitamin K epoxide reductase family protein → MFNQYHTNVRATIEFLSLLKVRVNNATVNENLQNHPDWPSLLCISDALSKWNIPNGAGKIDPINIDELPTPFMARTNNLGAPMVIVANVTDKKVQIYQKNYNKLVTKSKDDFIKTWNGIYLIAEPNEYSGEPNYEKNKRKTFLSSLIPIAALVLLVIVSFMLIRRVIETTGISAPSYILGVYLQYLIMLAGVVVTSFLVWYEIDKNNPFLKKVCTGIAKSDCSAIVTGNKSKLFGWLSWSELGLFYFMGGLLALLFAGSYVIHNIAVLAWLNILALPYIVFSIYYQWQVAKQWCMLCLAVQVLLLMGGINVIFNNFIFPSLQFSISIFINVIIIYLLPALIWYTLKPYIQGLQKAEDNKREYMRVKFNADIFNILLKKQKSIAIPTADGLGIDIGNPMATNTLIKVCSTYCGPCSKAHPKIEKLLEGNTNLKVKIIFTVSDKVHDPAVKPISHLLAIAEQANEATIQKALNDWYLPNAKDYERFAAHYPMNRELLNQSGKIDAMNKWCKSAGISYTPTIFINGYQLPDAYNIEDLQYFLLDSPTLGVE
- a CDS encoding IS3 family transposase — translated: MRLLDERCLGGPTYGVLQMQDYLLDEGYQVNHKRVRKLLRLMCLQAIYPKKNLIRLG
- a CDS encoding integrase core domain-containing protein; translated protein: MLREAIARHDKPEIVNSDQGSQFTCKEWVEYLKGEGISMDGKGRVLDNIYIERLWRALKRDYVYLHPALDRWKLYQGLKSFFGFYNHEKHHQGIGRRISVKLYKQQAALFWERASREPT